The proteins below are encoded in one region of Festucalex cinctus isolate MCC-2025b chromosome 2, RoL_Fcin_1.0, whole genome shotgun sequence:
- the LOC144014984 gene encoding uncharacterized protein LOC144014984 yields MWVWSTPDVAGNCRRQRGTLNKHNGELHVSEALDLKNKNMPRRRCLNPKKEARLYIDTERDKHGLDVKYISEFKGRGVFACASFEKGDFLLEYRGALINKQECERRQRLYHDKMKAFMFEFRFDGKTWCVDAATEDESLGRLVNDDHINPNATMKYLNVQGKPHLCLFATRDIDSGEEITYNYGDSDWPWRSKESSQQNTLTSKLTVEKSISTSPTDALESFQECMMETRHSSMTVSQSDLSPAVEPQTSSEKHSDEERSAQPSEVDDIEQCMMETRHSSMTVSQSDPNPAVEPQTSSEKHSDAERSAQPSEVDIEQCMMETRHSSMNVSQSDPNPAVEPQTSSEKYSDTERSAQPSDVDDIEQCMMETRHSSMTVSPSDLSPVLELQTSSKKRYFCALRNFIE; encoded by the exons ATGTGGGTGTGGAGTACACCGGATGTCGCGGGAAACTGCAGACGCCAGCGCGGGACGCTGAACAAACACAACGGAGAACTGCACG TTTCAGAGgcacttgatttaaaaaacaaaaacatgccacGGCGAAGGTGTTTGAATCCAAAAAAAGAAGCAAGACTTTATATTGATACTGAAAGAGACAAACATGGACTTGATGTGAAATACATCAGTGAATTCAAAG GGAGAGGGGTATTTGCTTGTGCTTCTTTTGAAAAAGGAGACTTCCTGCTGGAATATCGTGGTGCACTTATAAACAAACAagaatgtgagaggagacagagGTTGTACCATGACAAAATGAAAGCATTCATGTTTGAGTTTCGCTTTGACGGAAAAACTTGGTG TGTTGATGCGGCAACAGAGGATGAGTCGCTAGGAAGATTGGTCAATGATGACCACATCAACCCAAATGCCACAATGAAGTATTTAAATGTGCAAGGAAAGCCCCATCTGTGTTTATTTGCGACACGGGACATTGACTCAGGAGAGGAGATTACATATAATTATGGTGACTCCGACTGGCCATGGAGAAGCAAG GAATCTAGCCAACAGAACACGTTAACATCCAAGCTCACTGTGGAGAAAAGTATATCTACATCACCCACAGATGCTCTGGAATCTTTTCAAGAG TGCATGATGGAGACAAGGCATTCCTCAATGACTGTGAGCCAGAGTGACCTGAGTCCAGCAGTTGAGCCACAGACCAGTTCTGAAAAG caTTCTGACGAAGAGAGGTCTGCCCAACCCTCAGAAGTTGACGACATTGAACAG tGCATGATGGAGACAAGGCACTCCTCAATGACTGTGAGCCAGAGTGACCCGAATCCAGCAGTTGAGCCACAAACCAGTTCTGAAAAG CATTCTGACGCAGAGAGGTCTGCCCAACCCTCAGAAGTTGACATTGAACAG tGCATGATGGAGACAAGGCACTCCTCAATGAATGTGAGCCAGAGTGACCCGAATCCAGCAGTTGAGCCACAAACCAGTTCTGAAAAG TATTCTGACACAGAGAGGTCTGCCCAACCCTCAGACGTTGACGACATTGAACAG tGCATGATGGAGACAAGGCACTCTTCAATGACTGTGAGCCCGAGTGACCTGAGTCCAGTACTTGAGCTACAGACCAGTTCTAAAAAG CGATATTTTTGTGCGCTGAGAAACTTTATTGAATGA